In Miscanthus floridulus cultivar M001 chromosome 5, ASM1932011v1, whole genome shotgun sequence, one genomic interval encodes:
- the LOC136453676 gene encoding ammonium transporter 3 member 1-like, which yields MAGLPYNVTMTLGYQPGTGIPEWLNKGDNAWQMVSATLVGLQSVPGLVILYGSIVKKKWAVNSAFMALYAFAAVWLCWVIWGYQMSFGQKLVPFWGKAGHSLNQGLLLSQAGLPATTHYFHNSDVVESVEITPSYPMASMVYFQCVFAAITLILLAGSLLGRMNFKAWMLFVPLWLTFSYTIGAFSIWGGGFLFHWGVIDYSGGYVIHLSSGVAGFTAAYWVGPRLTKDRERFPPNNVLLMLTGAGILWMGWAGFNGGDPYSANVDSSIAVLNTNICAATSLLVWTCLDVIFFKKPSVIGAVQGMITGLVCITPGAGLVQGWAAILMGMISGSIPWFTMMVVHKRSRLLQQVDDTLAVFHTHAVAGFLGGATTGLFAHPDLCPMFLPVTNSRGAFYGNGMQLVKQVVGALFIISWNVVVTSLVCLVVRLVVPLRMPDDELAIGDDAVHGEEAYALWGDGEKYDSTKHGWYSDIDTQHNKAPSGVTQNV from the exons ATGGCCGGCCTTCCCTACAATGTGACGATGACGCTGGGGTACCAGCCGGGCACCGGCATACCGGAGTGGCTCAACAAGGGCGACAACGCGTGGCAGATGGTGTCGGCCACGCTGGTGGGCCTGCAGAGCGTGCCGGGGCTGGTCATCCTCTACGGCAGCATCGTCAAGAAGAAGTGGGCCGTCAACTCGGCGTTCATGGCGCTCTACGCGTTCGCCGCCGTCTGGCTGTGCTGGGTCATCTGGGGCTACCAGATGTCCTTCGGCCAGAAGCTGGTCCCGTTCTGGGGCAAGGCCGGCCACTCACTCAACCAGGGCTTACTCCTCAGCCAGGCCGGCCTCCCGGCGACCACGCACTACTTCCACAACAGCGACGTCGTCGAGTCAGTCGAGATCACGCCCTCCTACCCCATGGCGTCCATGGTCTACTTCCAGTGCGTCTTCGCCGCCATCACACTCATCCTCCTCGCGGGCTCCCTGCTCGGCCGCATGAACTTCAAGGCGTGGATGCTCTTCGTCCCGCTCTGGCTCACCTTCTCCTACACCATCGGCGCCTTCTCCATCTGGGGCGGAGGCTTCCTCTTCCACTGGGGCGTCATCGACTACTCCGGCGGCTACGTCATCCACCTCTCCTCGGGCGTCGCGGGCTTCACCGCCGCCTACTGGGTCGGGCCCAGGCTCACCAAGGACAGGGAGAGGTTCCCGCCAAACAACGTCCTGCTCATGCTCACCGGTGCCGGCATCCTGTGGATGGGATGGGCCGGCTTCAACGGCGGTGACCCCTACTCCGCCAACGTCGACTCCTCCATCGCCGTGCTCAACACCAACATCTGCGCCGCCACCAGCCTCCTCGTCTGGACCTGCCTCGACGTCATCTTCTTCAAGAAGCCCTCCGTCATCGGCGCCGTCCAGGGCATGATCACCGGCCTCGTCTGCATCACTCCCGGCGCAG GTCTGGTCCAGGGCTGGGCGGCGATCCTGATGGGCATGATTTCCGGCAGCATTCCGTGGTTCACGATGATGGTGGTGCACAAGCGCTCTCGCCTGCTCCAGCAAGTGGACGACACCCTTGCCGTGTTCCACACCCACGCCGTGGCCGGATTCCTCGGCGGCGCCACCACGGGGCTGTTCGCGCACCCGGACCTGTGCCCCATGTTCTTGCCGGTCACCAACTCCCGCGGCGCCTTCTACGGCAACGGCATGCAGCTCGTCAAGCAGGTGGTGGGCGCGCTCTTCATCATCTCCTGGAACGTGGTGGTGACCAGCCTGGTGTGCCTGGTGGTGCGGCTCGTGGTGCCGCTGCGCATGCCCGACGACGAGCTGGCCATCGGCGACGACGCCGTGCACGGCGAGGAGGCCTACGCGCTCTGGGGCGACGGCGAGAAGTACGACTCCACCAAGCACGGCTGGTACTCGGACATCGACACGCAGCACAACAAGGCGCCCAGCGGCGTCACGCAGAACGTCTGA